From the Pomacea canaliculata isolate SZHN2017 linkage group LG14, ASM307304v1, whole genome shotgun sequence genome, one window contains:
- the LOC112555413 gene encoding H/ACA ribonucleoprotein complex subunit 4-like, whose product MASHEEKKRRKSKSMSEDVGEIQLKETFMLQPSDKAVALDTSQWPLLLKNFDKLNVKTNHYTPIPSGSSPLQRDTSEYIRSGFINLDKPSNPSSHEVVAWIKRILRVEKTGHSGTLDPKVTGCLIVCVERATRLVKSQQGAGKEYVCIFRLHKAVDDERKVVQNLEQLTGALFQRPPLISAVKRQLRVRTVYEVKLLEYDKERAMGIFWVSCEAGTYIRTMCVHLGLFLGVGGQMQELRRVRSGIQSEKDNMVTMHDVLDAQWVYDNHKDDSYIRRVIKPLEALLTSHKRIIMKDTAVNAVCYGAKIMLPGVLRYEDGIEINDEVVIVTTKGEAIALGIALMTTAVIATCDHGAVAKIKRVIMERDTYPRRWGLGPKACQVKQIKRLMIEKGQLTKDGKPNEKTPPNWRDAVYDVSASAANATANLLVTIKAEPDSDVHGSTVKRKREPSSSDSDHQDSVPATPSAQGDSEKKKKKKKKKEKESEDLESSPEKKKKKKKKKMREESSD is encoded by the exons ATGGCGTCCCACGAAG aaaagaaaagacgaaaaagCAAGAGTATGTCGGAAGATGTTGGG GAAATTCAGCTGAAGGAAACCTTCATGCTACAACCATCTGACAAAGCAGTTGCTTTAGACACATCGCAATGGCCACTTCTGCTAAAG AATTTTGACAAACTGAATGTGAAAACAAACCATTACACACCTATTCCATCTGGAAGTTCTCCATTACAACGGGATACCAGTGAATATATCAG GAGTGGATTCATTAATCTGGACAAGCCATCAAATCCATCTTCACATGAGGTAGTTGCTTGGATCAAACGTATATTGCGTGTTGAAAAGACTGGCCACAGTGGTACACTAGACCCTAAAGTGACAGGCTGTCTAATAGTTTGTGTTGAGCGAGCCACGCGTCTTGTGAAATCTCAGCAAGGTGCTGGCAAAGAATATGTGTGCATCTTCCGTCTACACAAAGCAGTcgatgatgaaagaaaagtagttcag AATCTAGAACAACTCACAGGAGCTTTGTTTCAAAGGCCACCTTTGATCTCTGCTGTAAAACGTCAGTTACGAGTTCGCACTGTGTATGAAGTAAAGCTTTTAGAGTATGACAAAGAAAGAGCCATGG GTATATTCTGGGTGAGCTGTGAAGCTGGCACCTACATCCGTACTATGTGTGTCCACCTTGGGCTGTTTCTTGGTGTTGGAGGACAAATGCAAGAGTTGAGACGTGTGCGCTCTGGCATTCAGTCTGAGAAG GATAATATGGTAACCATGCATGACGTGCTTGATGCTCAGTGGGTGTACGACAACCATAAAGATGACTCTTACATTCGTCGTGTGATCAAGCCACTCGAAGCCCTCCTCACTTCACACAAACGCATTATTATGAAAGACACTGCA GTAAATGCCGTCTGCTATGGAGCTAAAATCATGCTTCCAGGAGTGCTAAGATATGAAGATGGTATTGAGATCAACGATGAAGTGGTCATTGTCACAACAAAGGGGGAAGCTATTGCTCTAG gCATTGCCTTGATGACTACAGCAGTAATTGCCACATGCGATCATGGAGCAGTTGCCAAGATCAAGCGAGTTATAATGGAGAGGGACACATACCCACGACGTTGGGGATTGGGTCCTAAG GCTTGTCAGGTAAAGCAGATAAAAAGGCTAATGATCGAGAAGGGGCAGCTGACAAAAGATGGCAAGCCAAATGAAAAGACACCTCCAAATTGGCGTGATGCTGTGTATGATGTCAG TGCATCTGCAGCAAACGCTACTGCCAACCTTCTTGTAACTATCAAAGCGGAGCCCGACAGTGATGTTCATGGGTCTACTGTGAAG agaaaaagagagccAAGCAGCAGTGACAGTGATCATCAGGACAGTGTTCCTGCCACACCGTCAGCACAAGGTGAcagtgagaagaaaaagaaaaaaaagaaaaagaaggaaaaagaaagtgaagattTGGAA AGCTCacctgagaagaaaaaaaagaaaaagaagaagaaaatgagagaagagTCTAGCGATTGA